aaacagggaaaacagaaaaaaagtgactttttcggcacATCTATCATTaataaagtgtgtccatccactgtcattgatctaacttcatgggttttactggtgaatcaatgttgtagaagatgacagtgtttccatggtaactacggagcctctgaacgtccaaatgggtcatatctgatgaccatgaaaagctgacaaactgtattttacactaattatttacattttcatggagttaaaaaatgtccagctgagtgaacattttttaactccatgaaaaatagattcataaaaatgttttaattgcattgtttttttcatgcctaaagaggaataaaatcactcaagaaaaaaatattgactaaggttctcataattcatgcatgaaagggttaaattcagtcTGTTGTCTGTAGATGAGGtgtttaacttaaaatttttggAATGTAAATTAGAAATACCCTACTTGTGTTAGCCACAGTTGGATTTTCGTGGTGAGATGCTTGCACTCAGTTCATGTAATTGTTGTTTACAATATCAGCATGTGCAACTGAAGGCAATTTCAAGGTCCAGATTAAGGGTGATCCAGTTGCAAAATGTGCAAGTATTACAAATCTGTATCATTGTATTCAGTGTCACAGATTCTAATTATATACACTCTGTGGGTGGCACTGAACAGAGACACATGATGTATAAAATATggatttttttcagggtttttttttttttctgctagttGAAGTTAAAATGTTTGAGctgaaagaaaaatatgcatTTCATAAAAAGTAGCTAGTTCCTTGGCTTTCACAAGTAAGCAGACTCAAATTGAAATTACAATTGTAAAATGTAATACTGTCCAAAATAATCGCATGGAATAACTTTTTTATTCAGCCTTAATAACAACTATAAAGTTAGTATTGATAATAATATTATGAGTTAGGGGGTCAGTGGACATTATGATCATGTACCCAGCTGTTCTAAAATACACTACACTGTTAAAGCTTTCTAATCATGTGAAAGATATCATGGCTATACTATTATTTGGATTTTCCCTTTTTCTATAGAACTCCATTCTCAAAGTTGAAGAAAGTACACTCCAACTTCAGATCACCTGTAAGTGAGTCTTCCTACTTCCTTTCTATAAATTCCTTTTCTTCAACGGCACCATATTTTCCTCTGAAATGCTTCATGATCATCAGTTTGCGTCTCACAGCTTCAAGTAATGGAGAGTGCTAAAGTTAGGCCTGAAGAGGAGGTGGTGGAGTTAGAGAAGAGACTAGAGCAGCTGGACTCAGAGATAGCACAGCTGGAAGCTGAGTGagtacagctgtgtgtgtgtttgtcttgggGTATTTCTGTCTCTGAGGTCCAATTGACCCCCAACTATGAAGTGAAACCATCATAATAAGGCAGTTAGGTCACTAAGGCGGATAGTTACCCTCTCAGAGAAGCTATTTTAGAGTACAAACTTAGAAAGTTATTGTAAGTTTAGGTAAATGGTATAAATAATTTACTTTATGATTAATTAACATGAAATGAACAGTGGTCACATTCAAAGATTTTGATATAACATGCATCTTTAGCATGCAACcttttaatattgatgttttaggTTTTTATGTTTCGTGTGTGAGCATATGAAGTTTTGCACAATTACGTTTTTGAGTAAGatcagttttgtgtttgtttctttaggGGATATAGAGTAGAAGAACTGGAGCATCATATTGATATGCTGCATGAGTACAATGATATAAAAGACATTGGACAGTCACTCCTAGGCCGCCTTGGTAAGCGAAATgttaaaagacaattttttgtttttttcctttacagaATGACATATCTATTTGGAATTGATTTCACACAGCTTTACACTCCATTTGATTGCATGGCCCCCTGCAGAAACAAACTCATTTATCTTCTCTTGCATCTGGGGTGCAAGAGTTTATGTTTCTTTGGTATGAAAGCACCTCAAACCCCAATATATTTGTGTAAAaaggcagatttttttcccccttaattcATCTATTGGAGTCGGTTTGACATTTCTTCTTTCTCTCTATGCACTGTCCTTCTTTCCAACGTGTGTGACGTCAAGCTCCAGTTTTATCTGGTGCACATTTTCCAACTATTTCTTTGGGAGCTCTTTGCTATAGAAATATGAGTGCAACAAGACAACAGCTGACCAAAGCTGTAATCTGAATAAGCTGTGTGTCAGTCAATGTGAGTCATGATTACACCTCTTGGCTCATTTGTAATAAAACACTGTGAACCCTTAGCAGACTAGATGAGACATACAGCAATATGTCTTTCTGGTGTGATTAGGCCCAGAGGGAAAAAAACCTGTAAATTGGATAACAAATTAATGGGCAAATTATTTCTGGCACATGATATTACAGATAAACCAACAAAATTATGCAACCATGCTTTCTTTATATATAATTAAATGTAATCTTAATATGACTAGAAATCTTTTAAACAGCAGGATGAATTGATATAAACAACCCTATgtataaaataacagaatacaGTCTGTTGTGGTCACTTAACATTATACTGAGGTTAGCTGAGCTTCAGCTTATTCTACTGGCAGCCATAAGGGGGCAACAAAGTTATATCTCTAGCCAAACCGCTGATCAAATGCCAAACACGTCTTACTATTCTTGTAGTTTTTCATGTGTATGTCTGATGTAGGGCCGACTTACTCCTACAGAACTCATTATCTATGCTTTTAGATGATATTAGACTGCTTCAAACCTTTTAGTAGATGTAGTCTACCCCTCACAGAAACAGAAGTATGTAGAAGTTCATACCTTTGACACTGTTAGGAAAGTTTTGATGAATCACAGCCAAGTCACACTATGGTCAGAGCATGTGTCATAACAAACATGACTTTTTACCTACATTTAATTCAGACATCTACTGATCTTAGCAGAATGTGTAAAATGTACTTTGCATTGTTTTAAGTAGAACCCCAACTGTGGTTTTCACCATAAAAAGTAACATTATTcaacacacagaaaaacatgtttaaatCAGTAGTTTAGTTAAAAAATCTTCTGTTACTCTGACTTTTCTCTCAGTGCAATGAAGAGTCAGGATGATAATGACCTCTTAGTGAATAGAGGTGGCGTTTCCCCCCAACACAATGGCAGTCTTTCACATCACTTACACACAATCGCAATCACTGTCTGTTGTACAGACACATGCATagtcagccacacacacacacagccaaatACAAACACACGCACTCCCCTCTATCCCTTTTCCTGCTCtgtcaaac
This region of Sphaeramia orbicularis chromosome 12, fSphaOr1.1, whole genome shotgun sequence genomic DNA includes:
- the swi5 gene encoding DNA repair protein SWI5 homolog, producing the protein MNTEQSIEDDVSTKKCPVSTPDGNGSKKGALKRTPFSKLKKVHSNFRSPLQVMESAKVRPEEEVVELEKRLEQLDSEIAQLEAEGYRVEELEHHIDMLHEYNDIKDIGQSLLGRLAALRGTTTRDLYSNFGLELDD